In the Clostridium beijerinckii genome, one interval contains:
- a CDS encoding NifU family protein, whose protein sequence is MEELIMKSLDKIRPMLQRDGGDVELVDVSNDGVVSVKMQGACGNCPGAMMTIKMIIEQKLKEEVPGVTEVIGV, encoded by the coding sequence ATGGAAGAATTAATAATGAAATCACTAGATAAAATTAGACCAATGCTACAAAGAGACGGAGGAGACGTTGAATTAGTGGATGTGAGCAACGATGGAGTTGTAAGTGTAAAAATGCAAGGGGCTTGTGGAAATTGTCCAGGAGCAATGATGACAATAAAAATGATTATTGAGCAAAAATTAAAGGAAGAGGTTCCTGGAGTTACAGAAGTCATAGGAGTGTAA
- the pcrA gene encoding DNA helicase PcrA, with protein sequence MDLKSLLNKEQYEGATTIDGQVLILAGAGSGKTRVLTHRMAHMIEDLDIAPYSILAITFTNKAAKEMKDRVKALIGERAENMWISTFHSTCVRILRREIDKIGYKSSFTIYDSSDQKTLVKECMKTLNINDKDITEQEIMGKIGKAKDRMQSVRSFMLENEANFREKKIADVYEMYQKRLKENNALDFDDLIFKTVELFKNNPEVLEFYQNKFKYIMVDEYQDTNGAQYELVKLLASKYKNICVVGDDDQCIYQWRGADIQNILDFEKDYPGAKVIKLEQNYRSKGNILSAANVVIVNNANRKSKVLRTEQEPGNKIKIYRAYADSDEGDFVSKQILDIKNKEDKNYNDFAILYRTNAQSRIFEESFRRKGVPYKIVGGTRFYDRKEIKDVLAYLKVIVNPQDDISIRRIINVPKRSIGDATVAKVQEFASSFEFDLWDALAEVRSIPTLTSRNVSTIEPFVALMENFMELSETVPVSVLIESILKDTGYLKQLQESNEIEDKSRIENLKELVSDAADFEKNNEDKSLSAYLERVSLVQDTDKIEEEDDAVVLMTIHSAKGLEFPVVFMVGMENGIFPGNASFEKESEMEESRRLCYVGITRAKQTLFMTSAEVRRVFGKTVAYPQSDFINEIKPDLKEYVGVKKESAKSREKLMQSNSYTNPHSLRNSVTGNRAYTLNNGGINNVIDRSTMNEMAKEYISVSEATLGRKVIHEKFGKGTIVAIQDSGNDKKLTVAFDKQGVKSLLLSFAKLKMI encoded by the coding sequence ATGGATTTAAAATCATTACTTAATAAAGAACAATATGAAGGGGCAACTACAATTGATGGGCAGGTACTTATTTTAGCTGGAGCTGGTTCAGGTAAAACAAGAGTTTTGACACATAGAATGGCACATATGATTGAAGATTTAGATATTGCACCTTACAGTATATTAGCTATTACTTTTACAAATAAGGCAGCAAAGGAAATGAAGGATAGAGTTAAGGCACTTATTGGTGAAAGAGCAGAAAATATGTGGATATCCACTTTCCATTCAACTTGTGTTAGGATACTAAGAAGAGAGATAGATAAGATAGGCTACAAGAGCAGTTTTACTATATACGATAGCTCAGATCAAAAGACATTAGTTAAAGAGTGCATGAAAACACTTAATATTAATGATAAAGATATAACAGAACAAGAGATAATGGGAAAGATAGGAAAAGCCAAAGATAGAATGCAAAGTGTTAGAAGCTTTATGTTAGAAAATGAAGCTAACTTTAGGGAAAAGAAAATTGCAGATGTTTATGAAATGTACCAAAAGAGATTAAAAGAAAACAACGCGTTGGATTTTGATGATTTAATTTTCAAAACAGTTGAGCTTTTCAAAAATAATCCTGAAGTATTGGAGTTTTATCAAAATAAATTTAAATATATCATGGTTGATGAGTATCAGGATACTAATGGTGCTCAGTATGAGTTGGTTAAGTTACTTGCTTCAAAATATAAGAACATATGTGTTGTTGGAGATGACGATCAGTGTATTTATCAGTGGAGAGGTGCGGATATTCAAAATATATTAGATTTTGAAAAAGATTATCCAGGAGCTAAAGTAATTAAGCTAGAACAAAATTATAGATCAAAAGGAAATATACTAAGTGCAGCTAATGTAGTAATTGTTAATAATGCAAATAGAAAAAGTAAAGTATTAAGGACAGAACAAGAGCCAGGAAATAAAATTAAAATATATAGGGCCTATGCTGATAGTGATGAAGGAGACTTTGTTAGTAAACAAATCTTAGATATAAAGAATAAAGAAGATAAAAATTACAATGACTTTGCTATACTATACAGAACAAATGCTCAGTCGAGAATTTTTGAAGAAAGTTTTAGAAGGAAGGGAGTCCCTTATAAAATAGTAGGAGGCACAAGATTCTATGACAGAAAAGAGATAAAAGATGTATTAGCATATTTAAAAGTTATTGTTAATCCTCAAGATGATATTAGCATTAGAAGAATAATAAATGTACCTAAGAGGAGCATTGGTGATGCAACTGTTGCAAAGGTTCAAGAATTTGCAAGCAGCTTTGAGTTTGATTTATGGGACGCATTAGCTGAAGTAAGGAGCATTCCGACATTAACGTCAAGAAATGTTTCAACAATTGAACCTTTTGTTGCGCTCATGGAAAATTTCATGGAACTCAGTGAGACAGTCCCTGTTTCAGTACTTATTGAATCAATATTAAAAGATACTGGATATCTAAAACAATTACAGGAATCAAATGAAATTGAAGACAAGAGTAGAATTGAAAATTTAAAAGAGCTTGTTTCAGATGCAGCTGATTTTGAAAAGAACAATGAAGACAAATCGTTATCTGCTTATTTAGAGAGAGTTTCTCTAGTTCAGGATACGGATAAGATTGAAGAGGAAGATGATGCAGTAGTATTAATGACAATCCATAGTGCAAAGGGGTTGGAGTTCCCCGTTGTATTTATGGTTGGTATGGAAAATGGTATTTTTCCAGGGAATGCGTCATTTGAAAAAGAATCAGAGATGGAAGAGTCAAGAAGATTATGTTATGTTGGTATAACTAGAGCAAAACAGACATTGTTTATGACTTCGGCAGAGGTTAGGAGAGTATTTGGTAAAACAGTAGCATATCCTCAATCTGACTTTATTAATGAAATAAAGCCAGACTTAAAAGAATATGTTGGAGTTAAAAAGGAAAGTGCTAAAAGCAGGGAAAAGCTTATGCAAAGTAATTCCTACACTAATCCACACAGTTTAAGAAATAGTGTTACAGGCAATAGAGCATATACTCTTAATAATGGCGGTATTAATAATGTAATTGATAGAAGTACTATGAATGAAATGGCTAAAGAATATATATCTGTTAGTGAAGCAACCCTTGGAAGAAAAGTAATTCATGAAAAGTTTGGAAAAGGAACAATTGTGGCTATCCAGGATTCAGGTAACGATAAGAAATTAACGGTTGCGTTCGATAAACAAGGGGTTAAGTCATTATTATTATCTTTTGCAAAACTTAAAATGATTTAG
- a CDS encoding triple tyrosine motif-containing protein has product MEELQLKYVEIAFDKQTPQKIGTEINISGKIDGEIENLEYKFIVGKGGVWNTIQEFSEKNYCIWKPKREGEYMVMVQARERDGKKPLDYLAKEDYSIVTEEVSNTVDKETSIQYVTNDEEIKSACNDKESNLLASEKEDPILCNIEFKEAMNSIEDNVVFLEVKEISRAEKEVVISNSYAGEEISSSNDTKEVEDIVDNTQYNEEVLNKILIENNAQIEPSFIKDIRIDKEEIKVGEKCCVEVKTDDENVYLYRYYIKKNNEWDIIKDYDKSNILKYTANESGNKEFLIQCKRMDSTETFEDHRIITLKVREIDKVEITNFKCLNNSLIAGEKLGFIVETNIEESVSNEDIVLLYKFYKIYKDGKSICIQDYSTKNNVYYKETEAGSYRILCLVKSIFSNKEYDDRAILVYGVKPYKTIKINNFVADSNSPNISGSSIKFASEIEGGNKVIYRYQVNGPIKEDTGFIEKSEFVWKPSEAGEYDIILYVKDITYKGEYEDLKRITFNIEKKSEKPVKILDIVVDKEKKIIVGEPVGITVNAEGGVKLQYAFTIRKDGRRLEGVDYNKSNWINFIPNQAGEYEVEIRLKDKYSDKSYDAQTVIYLKALEYLPGEIDYIILPYKETHLIGEAVEFECIVQNTQNTLLKYETKINGHSIEKTEFSKNKKLRFIPKTAGKYTIEVYAKNVRCTSEYDSKKQINLYVSEASPVIETNIIANTLEGHVNEELTFEAISRGGKNVCYEFYLMENNEWRKVQAYSRKHYYSFMPFTQGKYKILALAKSYYKKVSYEDYAEVTFYVKGLKG; this is encoded by the coding sequence ATGGAGGAACTTCAGTTAAAGTATGTTGAGATAGCTTTTGATAAGCAAACACCGCAAAAAATTGGCACGGAGATAAATATATCTGGTAAAATAGATGGGGAAATAGAAAACTTAGAATATAAATTTATTGTTGGCAAAGGTGGGGTTTGGAATACTATACAAGAATTTTCAGAAAAAAATTATTGCATATGGAAGCCTAAAAGAGAAGGGGAGTATATGGTTATGGTACAAGCCAGAGAGAGGGATGGAAAAAAACCTTTAGACTATTTAGCCAAAGAGGACTATTCTATAGTGACAGAGGAAGTGAGTAATACTGTGGATAAAGAGACTAGTATTCAATATGTTACTAATGATGAAGAAATTAAAAGCGCTTGCAATGATAAAGAAAGTAATTTGCTAGCGTCTGAAAAAGAAGATCCTATTTTATGCAATATTGAATTTAAAGAGGCAATGAATAGTATAGAAGACAATGTGGTGTTTCTTGAAGTTAAAGAAATTTCTAGAGCAGAAAAAGAAGTTGTAATATCAAATAGCTATGCTGGTGAAGAAATATCATCTTCTAATGATACCAAAGAAGTTGAAGATATAGTAGATAATACTCAATATAATGAAGAGGTTTTAAATAAAATATTAATTGAAAACAATGCTCAAATAGAACCAAGTTTTATAAAAGATATCCGTATAGATAAAGAGGAAATAAAAGTTGGAGAAAAATGTTGTGTTGAGGTAAAGACAGATGATGAGAATGTATATTTATATAGATATTATATAAAAAAGAATAATGAATGGGATATAATTAAGGATTATGATAAAAGTAATATTTTAAAATATACAGCAAACGAGTCTGGAAATAAAGAATTTTTAATTCAGTGTAAAAGAATGGATTCCACTGAAACCTTTGAAGACCATAGAATTATCACACTAAAAGTAAGAGAAATTGATAAAGTAGAAATAACCAATTTTAAATGTTTAAATAACTCATTAATAGCTGGAGAAAAGCTTGGTTTTATAGTAGAAACAAATATTGAAGAATCTGTTAGTAATGAAGATATCGTATTACTATATAAATTTTATAAAATATATAAAGATGGAAAATCAATTTGTATACAAGATTATTCAACCAAAAATAATGTGTATTATAAGGAAACAGAAGCGGGTAGCTACAGAATTTTATGTCTTGTAAAAAGTATATTTTCAAATAAAGAATATGATGATAGAGCTATTTTGGTATACGGTGTTAAACCATATAAAACGATTAAGATTAATAATTTTGTAGCTGATTCGAATTCTCCTAATATAAGTGGAAGTAGTATAAAGTTTGCTTCAGAAATAGAAGGTGGAAACAAAGTTATATATAGATATCAGGTTAATGGACCCATTAAAGAGGACACAGGCTTTATAGAAAAGAGTGAATTTGTATGGAAACCATCTGAAGCTGGAGAATATGACATTATACTTTATGTTAAGGATATTACTTATAAAGGTGAATATGAGGATTTAAAAAGAATTACATTTAATATAGAGAAAAAGAGTGAAAAGCCAGTAAAGATTTTAGATATTGTAGTTGATAAAGAAAAGAAGATTATTGTTGGGGAGCCAGTTGGTATAACGGTGAATGCTGAAGGTGGAGTAAAGCTCCAATATGCATTCACAATTAGAAAGGATGGAAGAAGGTTAGAGGGAGTAGATTATAATAAATCTAACTGGATAAATTTTATTCCTAACCAGGCAGGAGAGTATGAAGTAGAAATAAGACTTAAGGATAAGTACTCAGATAAATCTTATGATGCCCAAACAGTTATATATTTGAAGGCACTAGAATATCTACCGGGTGAAATAGATTATATAATATTACCTTATAAGGAAACACATTTGATTGGGGAAGCTGTGGAGTTTGAATGCATTGTTCAAAATACACAGAATACTCTATTGAAATATGAAACTAAAATTAATGGACATTCTATTGAGAAAACAGAGTTCTCAAAAAATAAAAAGTTGAGATTTATACCTAAAACTGCTGGTAAATACACTATAGAAGTTTATGCTAAGAATGTTAGATGTACTAGTGAGTATGATTCTAAGAAGCAGATAAACTTGTATGTAAGTGAGGCGTCCCCTGTAATAGAAACTAATATAATAGCAAATACACTAGAAGGCCATGTAAATGAGGAGCTTACATTTGAAGCTATAAGCAGAGGAGGGAAAAATGTTTGCTATGAATTTTATTTAATGGAGAATAATGAGTGGAGAAAGGTGCAAGCATATAGTAGAAAGCATTATTATAGTTTTATGCCGTTTACTCAAGGGAAATATAAAATTTTAGCTTTAGCCAAAAGTTATTATAAAAAAGTTAGTTATGAGGATTATGCTGAAGTAACATTTTATGTTAAAGGTTTAAAAGGATAA
- a CDS encoding lytic transglycosylase domain-containing protein: protein MAIDGLDKMSNEQLLAMNMLSNGQVTNDSDSDSSNSTSGEKDLAFQLVMKNLLESSKKSKENGNAESNGNTKEVKSETTNSEKVNSKENINLNNAARVGQTYVTGQNLEEIPMVLTNNYIGFTRNSESALSNKSGVDIKKIYSAVDDAAKKYGVDPNLILAVIKQESDFDPNSTSGVGAAGLMQIMPENFSHLGITDGYDVEQNVSGGTKLLKEYLDKYNGSSELALMAYNGGPGTMQRRGVSSASDLYKMPQETQNYVPKVMGYYRNGI from the coding sequence ATGGCGATAGACGGTTTAGATAAAATGTCAAATGAGCAATTATTAGCAATGAATATGCTAAGCAATGGACAAGTAACAAATGATTCAGATTCTGATTCTAGCAATAGTACGAGTGGTGAAAAAGATTTAGCATTTCAGCTAGTTATGAAAAATCTTTTGGAATCATCAAAAAAATCTAAAGAAAATGGTAATGCTGAATCAAATGGGAATACAAAGGAAGTAAAAAGTGAAACAACCAACAGTGAGAAAGTAAATTCAAAAGAGAATATAAATTTAAATAATGCAGCTAGAGTAGGACAAACATATGTAACAGGACAAAACTTAGAGGAAATACCAATGGTTTTAACTAATAATTATATAGGTTTTACAAGAAATTCTGAATCTGCATTATCTAATAAAAGTGGAGTTGATATTAAGAAAATATATTCGGCTGTAGATGATGCAGCTAAAAAATATGGAGTAGATCCTAATCTAATATTAGCTGTAATTAAGCAGGAGTCTGATTTTGATCCTAATTCAACATCTGGTGTCGGAGCTGCTGGATTAATGCAGATAATGCCAGAAAATTTTTCACATTTAGGGATAACTGATGGATATGATGTTGAGCAAAATGTTAGCGGTGGAACTAAGTTACTTAAAGAATATTTAGATAAATACAATGGAAGTTCAGAGTTGGCTCTTATGGCATACAATGGAGGGCCTGGAACTATGCAAAGAAGAGGCGTATCATCAGCTTCTGACTTATATAAAATGCCACAAGAAACTCAGAACTATGTTCCGAAGGTAATGGGGTACTATAGAAATGGAATCTAG
- a CDS encoding methyl-accepting chemotaxis protein, whose amino-acid sequence MFNSIRKRLIFNFVLIAAIITLICITFFSYQMVNGIQNQMKADGIILVNNIKANIESVGVTNTDKIQGIIDQTYKYSDGELCYIGVISSDKTLVAGTSKESIGEKIDSTGLDAVFKGDTGAYMYEWKGTPAYNVTVPVKDGDDIGYALSIGISVDNMQKSIRSTIIKSIIYAIVVLILAAVAGVYIGKRIAKPIEIIKDVIEKAGNGDFTAEYKITGKDEIGKLAAASSKTRKSMRELVRKTKVISESLAKLSKDIEIGGSTVASSSEEIATSVTSVSQEGIKQAEALEDAVSLLESFSVDLDNVDNKLTLLADGGKVIREDTNKGVETINKLANTIDDMLNSFSVSRAKVENLDSTISQINSIVDVINGVAKQTNLLALNASIEAARAGEAGKGFSVVAEEIRKLAEEVLNSSKSITQLINTVMKETHDVSNTTEVVTKIVEESKSDINTVTTSFKGVISKVNNIPSDINMVHVVLQETMKGRNKILNTVENIASKSQEISALSEEVTAATEEQAAITNEFSITAKKLVNISSVLEKDILNFRI is encoded by the coding sequence ATGTTTAATTCAATAAGAAAAAGATTAATCTTTAATTTTGTTTTAATAGCAGCAATAATAACTTTAATTTGTATAACTTTCTTTTCATACCAAATGGTAAATGGAATACAAAACCAAATGAAAGCAGATGGAATAATTTTAGTTAATAATATAAAAGCAAATATAGAAAGTGTAGGAGTTACAAATACAGATAAAATACAGGGAATAATAGATCAAACATATAAATATTCAGATGGAGAATTATGCTACATAGGTGTAATATCAAGTGATAAAACTCTTGTTGCAGGAACATCGAAGGAATCAATTGGAGAGAAGATTGATTCAACAGGATTAGATGCAGTATTTAAAGGTGATACAGGAGCATATATGTACGAATGGAAGGGGACTCCTGCATATAATGTAACAGTTCCTGTCAAAGACGGAGATGATATAGGATACGCTCTTTCAATTGGAATTTCTGTTGATAACATGCAAAAGTCTATTAGAAGCACTATTATAAAAAGTATAATTTATGCAATAGTAGTATTGATATTAGCAGCTGTTGCAGGAGTATATATAGGAAAGCGGATTGCGAAACCTATAGAAATTATTAAGGATGTTATTGAAAAAGCAGGAAATGGAGATTTTACAGCAGAATATAAAATTACAGGTAAAGACGAAATAGGAAAATTAGCAGCTGCAAGTAGTAAAACTAGAAAGAGCATGAGGGAGCTTGTTAGAAAAACAAAAGTAATATCAGAAAGTTTGGCTAAACTATCAAAGGATATTGAAATTGGCGGCAGCACTGTAGCATCCTCTAGTGAAGAAATCGCAACTTCAGTAACTAGCGTATCTCAAGAAGGTATAAAGCAAGCAGAAGCGTTAGAAGATGCTGTTAGCTTATTAGAAAGTTTTTCAGTAGATTTAGATAATGTGGATAATAAATTGACATTATTAGCTGATGGTGGAAAGGTAATAAGAGAGGATACAAATAAGGGAGTAGAAACTATAAATAAGCTAGCGAACACTATCGATGATATGTTAAATTCATTTTCAGTATCAAGAGCAAAGGTTGAAAATTTAGATAGCACTATATCTCAGATTAATTCCATAGTTGATGTTATAAATGGAGTTGCAAAACAAACTAATCTTTTAGCATTAAATGCATCCATTGAGGCAGCAAGAGCAGGGGAGGCTGGAAAAGGATTTTCAGTAGTGGCAGAAGAAATACGAAAGCTTGCAGAAGAAGTATTAAATTCATCAAAAAGCATAACTCAATTAATAAATACAGTTATGAAAGAGACTCACGATGTTTCTAATACTACAGAAGTCGTAACTAAAATAGTAGAAGAAAGTAAAAGTGATATTAATACTGTAACAACCTCATTTAAAGGAGTTATTAGCAAGGTTAATAATATTCCTAGTGATATTAATATGGTTCATGTGGTACTTCAAGAAACTATGAAAGGAAGAAATAAGATCTTAAATACAGTTGAAAATATAGCTTCAAAATCGCAAGAAATATCAGCCCTTTCAGAAGAGGTTACAGCCGCTACAGAAGAGCAAGCAGCTATAACAAATGAATTTTCTATCACAGCAAAAAAACTAGTTAATATTTCATCGGTATTAGAAAAAGACATCTTAAACTTTAGAATATAG
- a CDS encoding pseudouridine synthase gives MERLDKIISNLGYGSRKDVKSFAKKGIIEVDGLIVKDSAMLVDPEKSVIKINGEEVLYRKYIYLMMNKPDGVISATHDNRDETVIDLLNLEHQVFDPFPIGRLDKDTVGLLLLTNDGELNHRLISPKWHVDKVYYAEIDKSVDEKDIKAFKDGITLDDGYKCLEAKLEILSSNNDGSEIRLTIQEGKFHQVKRMFEAVGKKVTYLKREEFGGLLLDPDLEEGEYRELTDEELSLLKSY, from the coding sequence TTGGAAAGATTAGATAAAATAATTTCTAATTTAGGATACGGAAGCAGAAAAGATGTTAAATCTTTTGCCAAAAAAGGAATTATAGAAGTTGATGGTCTAATAGTAAAAGATAGTGCCATGCTTGTTGATCCTGAAAAATCTGTTATAAAAATTAATGGCGAAGAGGTACTATATCGTAAATACATATATCTAATGATGAATAAACCAGATGGAGTTATATCAGCTACCCATGATAATAGAGATGAAACCGTTATTGATTTATTAAACCTAGAACATCAGGTTTTTGACCCATTTCCTATTGGTAGATTAGATAAAGATACTGTTGGATTATTGTTATTAACCAATGATGGTGAATTAAACCATAGATTGATTTCACCTAAATGGCATGTCGATAAAGTATATTATGCTGAAATAGATAAAAGCGTTGATGAAAAAGATATAAAAGCTTTTAAGGATGGAATTACCTTAGATGATGGGTACAAATGTTTAGAAGCTAAGCTTGAGATATTATCGAGCAATAACGATGGATCCGAAATAAGACTTACAATTCAAGAAGGTAAATTCCACCAAGTAAAAAGAATGTTTGAAGCGGTTGGGAAAAAGGTAACTTATCTTAAACGAGAAGAGTTCGGTGGGTTATTATTAGATCCAGATTTAGAAGAAGGCGAATATAGAGAATTAACAGATGAAGAATTAAGCCTTTTAAAGAGCTATTAA
- a CDS encoding MarR family transcriptional regulator produces MKNKCIVGRMSIIVEASNKFLTKKIKDERLPILQNHAALFDILPEDGSKLLFNEIASTWKISKSSLSDIINKYESQGLINKCMCSEDKRSVYISLTPEAVVIKQKLQVMEREFLDIILKDFGEDEKKVFEDNIDKALKNIIKML; encoded by the coding sequence ATGAAAAACAAATGTATCGTTGGAAGAATGAGTATAATTGTTGAAGCATCCAACAAATTTTTGACAAAAAAAATAAAGGATGAGCGACTACCTATATTGCAAAATCACGCAGCACTATTTGATATATTACCTGAAGATGGTTCGAAGTTGCTTTTTAATGAAATAGCAAGCACATGGAAAATATCAAAATCATCTTTATCTGACATTATAAATAAGTATGAGAGTCAGGGGTTAATAAACAAGTGCATGTGTAGCGAAGATAAGAGAAGTGTATATATAAGTTTGACTCCTGAAGCTGTAGTTATAAAGCAAAAACTTCAAGTTATGGAAAGAGAATTTCTAGATATAATATTAAAAGATTTTGGTGAAGATGAAAAAAAGGTCTTTGAAGATAATATAGATAAAGCTCTTAAAAATATAATAAAAATGCTCTAA
- a CDS encoding YaiI/YqxD family protein yields MKIIIDGDACPGISIIEKAAKEHNIPVIIYCDIHHFIQSNYSVVKVVDSGFQSVDMYVMNETKEGDIIVSQDYGVAAICLSKKAKVINPKGYIYDEKNIDRLLEERHISQKIRRSGGKTSNPKKRTDEDNIRLEKNLLKLITS; encoded by the coding sequence ATGAAGATTATTATTGATGGAGATGCCTGTCCAGGCATCTCCATTATTGAAAAAGCGGCAAAAGAACACAATATTCCAGTGATAATTTATTGTGATATTCATCATTTTATACAGAGCAATTATTCTGTAGTTAAAGTTGTTGATAGTGGATTTCAAAGTGTAGATATGTATGTAATGAATGAAACTAAAGAAGGTGACATAATTGTGTCTCAGGACTATGGTGTGGCTGCGATATGTCTATCTAAGAAAGCGAAAGTAATAAACCCTAAGGGATATATATATGATGAGAAAAACATAGATAGATTATTGGAAGAAAGACATATATCGCAGAAAATAAGAAGGAGTGGAGGAAAGACCTCTAACCCCAAAAAAAGAACTGACGAAGATAATATTAGACTGGAAAAAAACTTATTAAAACTTATAACTAGTTGA
- a CDS encoding NAD(P)H-dependent oxidoreductase, whose product MNNKNKEIIDAFQFRHACKQFDPTKTVSEEDFNTILEAGRLSPSSFGFEPWKFLVIQNKSLKENLFPVSWGAQNSFNGASHFVILLARKKVDTIYNSEYITKIMSEVQNLPEDVANQRKSAFESFEKNDFNLLESDRTIFDWASKQTYIALANMLTVAAFLQIDSCPIEGFNIEKVEEILKNEGILDTEHFGVSVMASFGYRTKEPHEKTRQPLNSIVQWI is encoded by the coding sequence ATGAATAACAAAAATAAAGAAATTATAGATGCATTTCAATTTCGTCATGCTTGTAAGCAATTCGACCCCACAAAAACAGTATCTGAAGAAGATTTTAATACTATATTAGAAGCTGGGCGCCTTTCTCCAAGTTCATTCGGTTTTGAACCTTGGAAGTTCCTTGTCATTCAAAATAAATCTCTTAAAGAAAATTTATTTCCTGTATCTTGGGGAGCTCAGAATAGCTTTAATGGAGCTAGTCACTTTGTAATTCTTCTTGCTCGTAAAAAAGTTGATACAATTTATAATTCTGAATATATAACTAAAATTATGTCTGAAGTTCAAAATCTTCCTGAAGATGTAGCCAATCAAAGAAAATCGGCTTTTGAAAGCTTTGAGAAGAATGATTTCAATTTACTTGAAAGTGACCGTACAATTTTTGACTGGGCAAGTAAACAAACTTACATTGCTCTAGCAAACATGCTAACTGTTGCAGCTTTCTTACAAATTGATTCATGCCCAATTGAAGGATTTAATATTGAAAAAGTTGAAGAAATTCTTAAGAATGAAGGTATTTTAGATACTGAACACTTTGGTGTTTCAGTTATGGCTAGCTTTGGATACCGCACTAAAGAACCACATGAAAAAACAAGGCAGCCATTAAATTCTATTGTACAGTGGATATAA
- a CDS encoding winged helix-turn-helix transcriptional regulator, translated as MHEQVIYPDCPNHPCPVETTLNIISGKWKGIILYRLLGGKKRFNELKKLIPNVTHRTLTLQLRELERDKILKRTVYAEVPPRVEYELTVLGQSMSPIIKSMYDWGLNYQSELRS; from the coding sequence ATGCATGAACAAGTTATATATCCAGATTGTCCTAACCATCCATGCCCAGTAGAGACAACACTAAATATAATTAGTGGTAAGTGGAAGGGGATTATTTTATATCGTTTATTAGGTGGCAAGAAACGATTTAATGAATTAAAGAAATTGATTCCAAATGTTACACACAGAACATTAACACTTCAATTGCGTGAACTTGAAAGAGATAAAATATTAAAACGTACAGTTTATGCGGAAGTTCCTCCAAGAGTCGAATATGAGTTGACGGTTCTTGGCCAGTCTATGTCACCGATAATTAAATCTATGTATGATTGGGGGCTGAATTATCAATCGGAATTAAGGTCTTGA